The following coding sequences are from one Danio rerio strain Tuebingen ecotype United States chromosome 21, GRCz12tu, whole genome shotgun sequence window:
- the LOC110437833 gene encoding probable E3 ubiquitin-protein ligase HECTD4 isoform X7 yields the protein MRVPEEKFLTLEVFHKFTLDRAKQDIRSVWRAILACGYDLHFDRQKPRSIDSRHAQKASRKWSFEMDFALVQIVNRLSRHLAITPARLHTHEVYLVASKNGADPEVACLLGVPVESLRLLPEQHRHASV from the exons ATGAGAG TGCCAGAAGAGAAGTTTTTGACGCTGGAAGTTTTCCACAAGTTTACTCTAGACAGAGCCAAGCAGGACATCCGCAGTGTTTGGCGGGCGATCCTGGCCTGTGGATATGACCTGCACTTTGACAG GCAAAAGCCTAGATCCATTGATTCCCGACATGCTCAAAAAGCCAGCAGAAAATGGAGCTTTGAGATGGACTTTGCATTGGTGCAGATTGTGAACCGTCTCAGCCGTCACCTGGCCATCACTCCTGCCCGTCTGCATACACATGAGGTTTACCTGGTCGCCAGCAAAAATGGCGCCGATCCTGAGGTTGCGTGTCTGTTAG GTGTCCCAGTGGAGAGTTTGCGTCTGCTACCAGAACAGCATCGGCACGCTTCTGTGTGA
- the si:ch73-190f9.4 gene encoding uncharacterized protein si:ch73-190f9.4 isoform X1, with product MSWTRCPLLCSFRSWSCSSRFASIQDGDLVNHTVTVRIDKSVIVKDSFAMDTYYNQSSDNPHHEWSSVVLTLDPDVDEQELIESMKQFSQIHSLDFSFDEDTNCRHIYVTFEHSGRDQQPDPVVPTSRFIELKTLLVSNLHPMVTEQQLIEKFGALGSISTVQVCRNNIISPAYAFVTFHHRRDAVRAQKALNFTDLLNKPLIIMWGPDKTIEVLSDNDSSSPRQTEERETAGETEERKTSGETERKAAGDTEERKTSRETEREAAGDTEERKTSRETERETADKTEERANSESSWGRRISNNVKSAVKAAVSSPAAWVGVGIGVCAAYAYFRSRS from the exons ATGAGCTGGACACGGTGCCCACTTCTGTGCTCATTCAGGTCGTGGAGCTG CTCATCTCGGTTTGCCAGCATTCAGGACGGTGACTTGGTAAATCACACAGTTACTGTACGAATTGACAAATCTGTGATTGTGAAGGACTCGTTCGCTATGGATACTTACTATAATCAGTCTTCAGACAACCCTCATCACGAGTGGTCATCGGTTGTTCTGACTTTGGACCCAGATGTGGACGAACAAGAACTGATTGAGTCAATGAAACAGTTCAGCCAAATCCACTCTTTGGATTTTTCTTTTGATGAAGACACTAATTGCAGACACATTTATGTGACTTTTGAGCATTCAGGACGGGACCAGCAACCAGATCCTGTGGTCCCCACGAGccgctttattgagctgaagacACTGCTCGTGAGCAATCTGCACCCAATGGTCACCGAACAACAGCTTATTGAAAAGTTTGGTGCATTGGGGTCCATCTCGACTGTGCAAGTGTGCAGAAACAACATCATCTCTCCTGCTTATGCCTTTGTGACTTTCCATCATCGACGTGATGCAGTGCGAGCACAAAAAGCTCTGAACTTCACTGATTTACTGAATAAACCTCTGATCATCATGTGGGGCCCAGACAAGACAATTGAGGTCCTCTCAGATAATGACAGCAGCTCTCCAAGACaaacagaggagagagagacagcTGGAGAAACAGAGGAGAGAAAGACCAGTGGAGAAACAGAGAGAAAGGCCGCTGGAGATACAGAGGAGAGAAAGACCAgtagagaaacagagagagaggccGCTGGAGATACAGAGGAGAGAAAGACCAgtagagaaacagagagagaaacCGCTGATAAAACAGAGGAGAGAGCGAACAGCGAGTCTTCATGGGGAAGAAGGATCTCCAACAATGTGAAAAGTGCTGTGAAAGCTGCGGTGAGCAGTCCAGCAGCCTGGGTCGGAGTCGGCATAGGTGTCTGTGCTGCTTATGCCTACTTCAGGAGCAGGAGCTAG
- the si:ch73-190f9.4 gene encoding uncharacterized protein si:ch73-190f9.4 isoform X2, which translates to MDTYYNQSSDNPHHEWSSVVLTLDPDVDEQELIESMKQFSQIHSLDFSFDEDTNCRHIYVTFEHSGRDQQPDPVVPTSRFIELKTLLVSNLHPMVTEQQLIEKFGALGSISTVQVCRNNIISPAYAFVTFHHRRDAVRAQKALNFTDLLNKPLIIMWGPDKTIEVLSDNDSSSPRQTEERETAGETEERKTSGETERKAAGDTEERKTSRETEREAAGDTEERKTSRETERETADKTEERANSESSWGRRISNNVKSAVKAAVSSPAAWVGVGIGVCAAYAYFRSRS; encoded by the coding sequence ATGGATACTTACTATAATCAGTCTTCAGACAACCCTCATCACGAGTGGTCATCGGTTGTTCTGACTTTGGACCCAGATGTGGACGAACAAGAACTGATTGAGTCAATGAAACAGTTCAGCCAAATCCACTCTTTGGATTTTTCTTTTGATGAAGACACTAATTGCAGACACATTTATGTGACTTTTGAGCATTCAGGACGGGACCAGCAACCAGATCCTGTGGTCCCCACGAGccgctttattgagctgaagacACTGCTCGTGAGCAATCTGCACCCAATGGTCACCGAACAACAGCTTATTGAAAAGTTTGGTGCATTGGGGTCCATCTCGACTGTGCAAGTGTGCAGAAACAACATCATCTCTCCTGCTTATGCCTTTGTGACTTTCCATCATCGACGTGATGCAGTGCGAGCACAAAAAGCTCTGAACTTCACTGATTTACTGAATAAACCTCTGATCATCATGTGGGGCCCAGACAAGACAATTGAGGTCCTCTCAGATAATGACAGCAGCTCTCCAAGACaaacagaggagagagagacagcTGGAGAAACAGAGGAGAGAAAGACCAGTGGAGAAACAGAGAGAAAGGCCGCTGGAGATACAGAGGAGAGAAAGACCAgtagagaaacagagagagaggccGCTGGAGATACAGAGGAGAGAAAGACCAgtagagaaacagagagagaaacCGCTGATAAAACAGAGGAGAGAGCGAACAGCGAGTCTTCATGGGGAAGAAGGATCTCCAACAATGTGAAAAGTGCTGTGAAAGCTGCGGTGAGCAGTCCAGCAGCCTGGGTCGGAGTCGGCATAGGTGTCTGTGCTGCTTATGCCTACTTCAGGAGCAGGAGCTAG